The genomic stretch ttggggctttcgttgggcaacacggactttcatctccctccacagattttctatggggttgagatttggagactggctaggccactccaggaccttgaaatgcttcttacgaagccactcctttgttgccctcccgcattctgtctctcatggttgaggtttacccatgttgacaattacaggcctcgctaatattttcaagtaggaaataggaatacttatttgccccactgcagcaTTACTGCAATGTCAGATGCCATGGGTGCTAATTGTGCTCAACAAATATGCTTGCATTGCCTTTACATATCTGATTTGTTTACCTTAACTATAACATTGCAAAATTGCTGTTTGAGTGAAATTTGGCAAATATTACCCATCCCTTTAATCAAATTAAATGTAAATGTTGGTGTTGGTATGATCACATGCTTACCTCAGTGCGGGATTAATTGCCACAGACCATACTCTGTCATGCAATGAAATTATCTCTCTGCGGCTACTAGAGGTCAATGTCCAGATCTGGAGAGGgaattaaaatcaataacacAATATTAAAACATTATGTACAATGATGCATGCTATGAACTACTTTTGCAAAACAATTATGAACGAGACATCAAAGTATTAAAATGCAGTCAAAATAAGAAATGAATTATGACCTGGGTTGTTTGGTCCCTAGAGCCACTGACgattagttcattttttgagTCAATGCAGTTTACTTCCTGATTATGACCTAATAACTTGATTGGGCTGTCATTTCTTCTACCGTGGACCAGTATATTGCCATCACTAAAACAGACAAAAGTGTGTTAATACACAAACAAATCTTATCCATTAAAAGAATAAAAGAAGGGAGGGAAGCTAGAAGTTTTAACAGATATCATCTCCTAAAATACAACGCTGTAAAGAAGTATCTGCCCCTTTCTCAAAATTCTTTCTCCACTTTTATGTTTAATTAAGATAATTTAACAAATCAAAATATCAGACAGAGATAACACAAAtaattttaagtaaaaaaagtaaAGAACTTTTTGTACAGTTTGGTCTATCATCAACAAGTAAACGCACATCTTGGATggaagttcaaaatttttgacattaggcttgatCTTCCAGTTAGCGggtgtttaattagttggtggggttgagttcaacaaattccgagcggtttgtaagttatttgttagtttcagtgctccggagtagctatgctagtgcgagtcaatgggaCCAACTTAGATgagcgaattctgcgtttgaaGCATGTTTCTGCATACATGAATAACCAGAGATTTGAGGTGTTTTAAGTCGAAATGTCACTGTCTGCGACAAAATATGTTCATACATCATATATGCGACCTGTGTTTACATTCAGAGACACAGCGCTTGAACTCACAGAGGTTTTGACAAAACTTCTAGtcaagttgttttgtttttttgcttctctTTAAAAGTCCAGATGGGTGATTGCTTCTCTCTGAATTCAAGGTttataacaagttaaacaacgcAAACAGTCCGATGCTCTCGTGTACTGTGCATAAAACCGCACTCATGCGGTTGGTTGGAATGATGTTTTTTCAACAAACGAGATAGTGTGTTTGAAGAATTATTTTCTGGGTAGAAGGGGGACAAGTGTGCACAAGGcctaaaaaaagacaaaaaaatgtcatgatACCTGCCACCACTGATTAGGTGTGAGTCATTAAGAACAAATCTGCAGACATCTGCCTGGTGGCCAGAGTAGATTTTTATAGGGTTATGCCGTGCCCTCCTGCGATCTTGCTGTAGAGAGTAGGCTCTTATTTCTCCAGCCTGAGACAAAAATAGTGTGTCCCCATCCAGCTGTAACCATGGCAACAATCTGCAGGAATAGGTAAACAATAAATTAGTATGCAAAACTgtgaaaaatattttggaaaTTTGTGACGTGTAAAAATGGGTGATGATGATCAAGGATCAAAACTCTGCGTATTGTTGCCTTTACACTCTGGGAAAGATGATCCTTACCACTTGCTAATTGGTAATTAAGAGTGTATTCAGTTTATCattggtggagtttgacttttgtgggaggatgggggcaaaacatgaaACAGAAATATCCATCTTTCCTCTTATTCAATCATCTAGTACAACAAGAAGCAAATGCATCGACATCCAAACGGTAAGTGACTGAACATTTTAGCAAACACTTGGTTAAGAAATAAGAATTTTATAAATGTGTACACTATGTTATTGTgctggcataaaaaaaaaagaaaattgatgAGAAATCTtcttaaaaaaacatctttCCTACCATTAACAATTTCTTGTTCACGCGCTGCCATTTTGAAACGTAAAAGGTCCACCCATGTGGGAAAACTCGGGCATCATAATAAAATCCCAATTCTTCAGTAGAAAATACGCCTTGAGGGGGTGTTCATATGCAATTTTCCACTCGACAAGTGGTATTTACCATATTTACGACACCACATGAAGGTAGCATAAATTGGTATGCGAGTACTTTttgcgattttttttccccccaatgctTTAGTCACCATCTCCACACTCGGAGCAAACACTGTATCATTCTTATGGAGTTTTCATACTAGCGGAGGCATACTTTGTCACGTGCCAACCTACTCAATGTGTATGTGGAAGAGAGCATGAGGGAGTTTGGTGGCCGTTTTGAACAGGCATTTCAGAGCGCGTCCAGTGGCAGACGGGCTGACAGAGGGATGTCATGCTATTTTGGCAGACATACAGTAATTTACAAGTCACACCAGAGGAAGACTTGATGCACTTTCATATGTTGCGTTCACACCGGCTTCGTCTTTTTCTCGTCACGCGCGGTTTGAACAGATAGGTTGCGCGCTGTCGTGCGATGAATTTACGCGTTGCAGAGAACATGGTTGGTTTGATTTTCTGCGATGGATTTCAgcaaaaaatgaggaagcagcCAATCAAATATGTTTCTTCATTCACATGACATAGGTTGCCAGGGCTGACACTTTCCTCAACATCCAGTTCACAAAagtccaaacaaagaaagaaaaaaaaataggactaTATTAATAGTCGTAATATTATATGATTAAAGTCGCAGTGTTATGGGAATTAAGTAAAACAATGTAATATTACGAGACAAAAATTGTAATATTACCTTAATCAAGTCGTAcattgtaatattacaagattaaaattgtaatgttATGAGAGAATAATCGTAAAAGATTGAAGTAATACTAGtattgtgagaaaaaaaaatcataaactcGACTAAAAAcgttatattacttttttctatGTTACGTGAACCGGAAGTTGTTCGGGGTTCGCGGACTTCAACTTTTGGCTCCGTCCGGGTGGTGTGAACCCAAAACTTAATTGACTACTCTACTACTGAGCCACTGGTTTAAAAACTAGAGCGTAAAGGTTCATGTCCCACACTGGCAAAAAACTGGCAATTACTGTACATGATAGAGAGAGCTTCTTGATGATTATAAAGATGTGCTTGAGCCACCAACAGTCGCTCAACGATGGCACTTTTTCACGACCCTGCACTCTCGTTTCTGAGCATGCCTGCTTATGCTTGTACTGTTGCACACAAAATAATAACAGCAGAATGCACTGGAGTGAGTCCAATCTtaataacaataatttagaAATCAAATTCAATTTGATTGAAATAAAAGTTTATCTGAACACACCATATAAACGCTGAATTCTTATTTCATATGTACAACATCTACATGAGAGCGCATATAAATGAAAACACTCACATACTTTGTTTTCCACTTTAAAAGAGTATCCCTTTTGCAGACACCATTGCACCAGTTTTGAGAAATCTTCACTCTGTCCTTAAGCAAGATGTGAGGATATCTGTAACAGAAGTGACAGTGTGAGATTATTATATCATGACTAAAAATTGTGATGGCTGAAAGTTTGATAATTACTTTATGCTGCTGAAGTAATCAAGTTCGCAACTGATGCTTTACTCATTTTAAGTACTAATAACTAACATACAAGTGTGTTTGAATTTGGGAATAAAAAtctcattattttgtttttttccatgaaGGATTGGCAAATACATGTATGAACTTGTGTGTTCAGTACCTCCAATAAGGTTAAGACCCACCGATTAAGGCGCCAAAGATTGTAATATAATGTTGAGGATTGGTGTTGTTAGGCAGAGAAAAAACAAGTCGTGTGTGTCACTTAAGATTATTTGAAACCTGACAGCAAATCGAGACTCTTCCGTCGCAATTGGTGTTCCAGACAAGGAAGCATGTCTACGCTTGCTTCATTCAGTTCATAAAAAGAAGCGAGGTGAGAGAACTATGGCCTGCCGTACCTTGACATGCACTAGCTCATATCCTCTGAGCATCTGACACCTCCTGGCCGACCTGACTGTGTATCCCCCCTACCCCACTACCACAAGCTCAAGAGGACCATCGGAATGGCCATAAGCTGCAGAGAGGATCCGGTTAAAACATTGCAAGAGTGCATGAAAGCAAGGCATATCGTAAAAGGCGCCGAAAGTGCGGCATTAATTCTaagtggaaatgtgtggtttcaaCAATATCTTTAGTAACACCTGTCCTGGAAAGTTCATGACTAGTTGTAATAAAATTTTCtttatattaaaataaatattcaaaTGTATTCAAATACAATTATTAGGTATTTTTTCCCTTTTGTGTAAGTTATCAAAATAtaaggcagaaaacacagaggtgacttgaagttatgctctgagacccccaatttggccaactttcaaaattgtccgatatgcatgtgtgatacataattggaaagcttaaaatctcaattttctgggggaagaaaacatttgaacaggagggcattcaatttttttttttttaaaatacagcgaaaccctatctgaaggtgagagcatgaaagagcataattaaagacgccaagaCTTTgaagagatattattgcgtatttgccttgtttcgatccaaaaactccatgtagcatgcagcactgagtgtcaagacacaactgtgaatggtcaacacacaactgtgaatggccacagccggattttggggggattttataggtgaaatatggtaatataacaaggttcagaaatcgcagacatcgaggagtggtcgagatgttctttttcatatatttacccttttaaacgttttttttcctctccaatttttctttgtgtggatcgattatttattatctaacatattggagaaaatgcgacagtaacaaaaaacctacattcattcattcattttccatgccgcttttcctcaatagtgtcgcggaggtgctggagcctccaattaagcgatagttatgagttagatatctgtgactttttttacggacaccatttttttcattgtgaggtaatttgtataaaagtttaaaaatgcgagtgaataattttttaaagtcgtttttttttttttttttaaactagatATTAGACATCATTGAAAGATTctatgctaaaaatgacatttcgaatatgaaatataattacttatcttatttttatggctgggttgaaaaaaaaaagcggttgctcgacgtctgtaaacggtggtttccagggtaaaacggacaaaattaaaatagctcgtgggcttaatgcgccatgaatctgctatggcagcatatagacatatcgttctatcaaacacaagtttttttggcttaaagtaccgcaatttatttgaaagaggagtgcaagagcagaaactgctttttcagtcttgtctgtgttttccgccatatattgttTATAATTAACATGACCCTCTACACACAATTACATTTTAGTCTGTAGGACTACATACTTAAAAAATAAGTTGAATCAGTACATTGTAATTGTTGAACGTGTAGTTACTGTACTTTAGTGTAGAAGGCGAAGTAATTCACCACCACATTACAGGTGAAGGCTAAATTTATGCTAGTGCTAGATTTAAATACACAACACTGACACATTACTTAGCTTACATGTCTGTCCAATATCGAGTAATTCCAGTGTTTAACAACTCTTTGGCAATCTTCTTCCACACCACATCGCGGCTTACAATGTGCCGAATTGCTTTAGAAACCTGGGAGAGACGACTCAGTGTTTTACTGTCCAAATAAGACAATATGTGATACAAAACATCATCTGGTAGCTGAAACAGTAGCATGCTACGTGCTTTAAAAGCACTGCTGTATTCCGCCTGGAACTGCGGCGGAACAACGGAAGTGGTTGTtgagttggggaaaaaaagaaaaagcaggTGAAAATAACACTACGACCAGCTGTAGATGAACGAAGCACAGGACGGGAGCAGCTCATGTGGTTCCAGGAAATTCCCACAGTGTTGTGATGACGATGGCGTGACGTATAGGTACGTCTGACGTATGTCCGGTGTTCTACCAAAGCTGCTAAAATTCAAACTATATGAGTGAAAATAAAACAccactaaataaaataaataaatacaaataagattcaaaaatcacaaataagtttgaaaataaacatataaataaaaagtacaagtaaaaataaaaaatgaatgtaattataaaattaaagggaacctcggacttaaagtgcgtatgacaccaaaaagcatgtttatttcatattacacgctgtgttttatgctcctgaatcaaatggaccgcttggatgtctgtggaagcgatcgttttatatatttaatttttgaatcccacgccatgaaaatcagTTACTTTCGGCTCCAGtcccgggtttaggacgaatgcaaatgtgacgtcacccgggtcagcatctcacaatacagcattgcatgcatagcatgcagatggactgcggattcagctgattttgtggattcattcgtttatttttcgcatcatgccagccaaactgCTGGAGGCTTTTGCAGCtgtaccagggagaggcgtgtgagcctttttgggtttcagaaagttcccgttcaccccgagatcggccaaaacaagtgtgcgacaactgtgggaccattggacttatgaggaagtgagtaaacatcgtgttttgtattatgtcaaatattgggatcatggcacacgtcttaatacgtaggtggcttgcattttgtggctgacatgttccttgtccaccgagaatgccattcTGCCGACGACTGGTGGCTTTTCGAACATCCCCCGCAGGGAGAGcagtatactcggcttattgccctcttggtGTGACcgctgttctgtcaaattttccacccgatcagaaatctcaactttgtgttaaaaatggccgcaaatacagcgattaaaaacgtaaacactacaaactttcattaaataaaggactatttagttACGTTTCATCGTGGACGGACAtgcagaaaagttctcctcagacacatcttgCCATGTAGGCTGctttctcactgtttacgtcttcgccgtgtaggtaagcattaatttacgtcatattcatgttgaccatgtggctgctacgcgctcctccgacatcggccagtttgtccggcggtaattCTTCAGCTGCTTTCCCGGCAAACATGCTCTCCTGCCAGAAGCAgaggacgagctgtaacttgctcgccgccgggctgGTTCCAGATCGGCGAAGGCAATCGACAACTCCACCGGTGTGTGACATGATCCCGGatagttttgagtgatttttcacTTCCAAAGCCGAGAATAacatttgaaacatcactcggttcgggttagcatgtcgtctagctgtcacgcctcttggtttgtttacatgatTCCAAGCAGGCAAATGAGAAAAGCTGGACTAattctggtggcataaaatatcgttcgggaggtgcgacagtaaaggtgtagtcgacagttttgactattatggagtaattttgccgtgtcatactgaataaatgtatttttaatatttcatactcCATTTAGcaaaagattgttatttgtcatgaccatactatttatttagcaattggggaaaatacttgtataaaaagaatatcttgtaaaaatattggagtagagagactgaaacaattacattttgtggctctctccgtcgcattttcctcgtcctgaataattccccctcaatgggctgaattcaaaatcagatgaaaccatgaccctgcggaCGtcttccacctgttggggattcTAGAGCACTACAATGGTGGGCGTGGCTAAAATTTctcttcatctgcgctttgccaaattgttgtatatagtcgaatcgtcacaaaatatgattctaattcacataataatgctatttaagactttttttctcctgtcgtaggtaaagacttgtaggctcaaaTAGGcctcaattgttctcttttactaaaatatgttattagaaaagcataaaatattgccattgatttaaaaatctataatatttagtacatgttttgacctatgaagggtttgcctggcacggccagactgttctccctgtgctttTCCAAACACTGTGAGTATAGtccgggacccagcccattaatggcctctcgagcaagtacaaaatcaatcgacaaatcagattcgtttatttgcgtgacgtgttgttaacgagcaacgtcactcttccgcgtcggaagtcgtctccacaataacacagatggcgaacaggagagccgagaatatgttccaatccacggtaaaatcagttttaaattaccaaaaacacatcgacgcaagtcattgacaacagtgtctcgtgctagccatgttgaataaactccgctctcctcgaatGTTTACTTCCTCGCACAAGGCCCCgttccgcccgtcgctgattggtccactccgctgtctgtttgctgtggcttcctccgccctggaaattttatccgcttaatggtggccagactcaatagctggaacagcggtgagtctggagtatcaGGCTAATgaagggtgccatgttttatggatgcttggggtgatgacatagttgtcactgtcacttgacGAATACtaacggtgttctgcaattctttcctatgcggcgagacgtctacacaatgctcaatgcgcttgcgcaagcattcAGACGCATGCTCATATCGGTTAAAAACAGCGagaactcactatttttgtttttattgaattttttatgACCTTTTCATAGCCTCAAAAatgctttttgcatgtatttccctttcatacttttaagcatttttaAAGCAGTGTTGATCTACTGATCACATGGTGTATTTAAAccttccttatttgatataactacatttaagtattatcGTAAGGCATTTTttcgtacgttctgcctgtatgcatctaaacaaaacaagttgaaagcgcacggtagtactttgggtgtcaaattcatctCATGTAAATGTTTCGCCGATGCaagatattttggcagaacaccgggttactgcaattccttctacgcggcgagaaaTCCAACACAtgtgctcatcggttaaaagcggcgagtacttactattggtgtttttattgagtcttttattaccttttcattgcctcaaaatacttttaagcatagtgttttcttgtggtagctttaaagcagattgttgatctgttgaccacattagtcacatagcatatttaaaccacccttatttgatattactacgtttaagtattttcttaaggcatctttagtatgttctgtctgtatcaatctaaaaacaagctgaaagtgcacggtagtactttgggtgtcaaattcgcctcttgcagGACGTTTCgcgggtgtagcacattttggcagaacaccgttttttttgctACTTTTGTCACATCTCATCCGGTCTCTCCTGTTCATTtagcttttgctgcttgttttgtgaaatatcgaaagtgctgtcatgctcattaatgttcctctcgggtttaaattgaaaggtttgaacagatgacatgtttatgtcgctagagtcatactctggaagcccggcagagtaaccatgtgacgtcactgccctgcgacgtcaacaacaatggcgaactaatagttaaaactaattttacaattcgtataaaaacgaaaacatcaagaggggtttcgacATCAAATTATTTTAGCTTATAATAATGTttaacttttaagaactacaggtctttttatccgtggatccgtttaagaaataagatttaaaaatttaagataGATACAAAAATGcatgaattaaaaaacaaaacaaaacatataaATCCAATTGAAGAACAAGCTataaaaaacagtgctttaatctagtattattttttttattctcagCATTAACATGCATAGGTGAATGTTATTCAAATGAAAGGGCGGTCCTAAGTGTGATGAACTAATCACCTATTGGTCAATCGGCATACAGGCGTAGCGATTGACCAGCTAATGCTTACCTGCACACGACCGATAAAGCTAAACAAAAAGTACAGAAAGGGTAAAGatcataacaataataaaatccAATGAGTTGTCAATGAGTGACAATTAGAttttcgagagattttgagcatTTTTTTGATGAAGAAAACATAGCATACTACTGTCATTGATCAAAGTGTGATAACTGTAGGTTTTAAATCTGATGTTAAAATTTTGTCCTTTGTGGATAATCTGATGTTGCTGTTTGGAAAATTTACTTCCACAAAATGAGGATTTCAAAGTTCACACCATTTTCAGCTGTTTCTTTTAGAATTTTATTCTTATACAAATGATCATAAGCatacaaataacaaaaacataTTTGATCAGTGCAATATCTCAGGGAGTTGTCTTTGATTGGCCCTTAGTGCTGtgcatatatactagtatatatgtattttttttttcgtttttttttttcataaacatGCCAATTGAAGTGCCTCATAATTCAAAAGAATTCTGCCACGTGTAGTACGATGTGTACAATGTGcctcttttattttttgtttgttttttatgtgtGTAATTTTTTGTGTATTGCTTTGACTGCAATGAacagttttgtattttttgtggtgttgtatgtttgtgattgtttgaacaaataaaaaaagagtAGTCAATTCCAGCTGTTGCAGACAAAGAtaagcgttagcattagcatttgcaGTAGAGTTAATATGCGAATAGCGTCCACGTTAGTGTAGCTCTCGCTATCAGCATTAGCATTACATAACCAACCAACAGGCGAAACGTTCAAGCCAAGGCACaaatatttattgatttatttatgtttttatttccacatttatcattgtatttatttttcattttgaattcttcttatttttgggtttttgggtttatttccatatttagttttaatctTTGAATCTTACTTTTATATTTAtagtaattttcatttttactttatgtatttatacattttatttattcatttttgattCGGCAGCT from Corythoichthys intestinalis isolate RoL2023-P3 chromosome 10, ASM3026506v1, whole genome shotgun sequence encodes the following:
- the fbxw4 gene encoding F-box/WD repeat-containing protein 4 isoform X1; this encodes MLLFQLPDDVLYHILSYLDSKTLSRLSQVSKAIRHIVSRDVVWKKIAKELLNTGITRYWTDIYPHILLKDRVKISQNWCNGVCKRDTLLKWKTKLLPWLQLDGDTLFLSQAGEIRAYSLQQDRRRARHNPIKIYSGHQADVCRFVLNDSHLISGGSDGNILVHGRRNDSPIKLLGHNQEVNCIDSKNELIVSGSRDQTTQIWTLTSSSRREIISLHDRVWSVAINPALSSFVTGTACCKNLSPLRIWDVERLVCLCSLGSAFRRGAGVLDMVFETPFHLFTCGYDTFIRLWDLRQSPHKNVMEWEEPHDCALYCMQTDGNHMIASGSSYYGVVRLWDKRRTECLQFFQLSSDPVSSPVYCLRFSSTHLYAALSTALHSLDFRHNLNINVRALRHWLGSTSPPS
- the fbxw4 gene encoding F-box/WD repeat-containing protein 4 isoform X2, with amino-acid sequence MLLFQLPDDVLYHILSYLDSKTLSRLSQVSKAIRHIVSRDVVWKKIAKELLNTGITRYWTDIYPHILLKDRVKISQNWCNGVCKRDTLLKWKTKLLPWLQLDGDTLFLSQAGEIRAYSLQQDRRRARHNPIKIYSGHQADVCRFVLNDSHLISGGSDGNILVHGRRNDSPIKLLGHNQEVNCIDSKNELIVSGSRDQTTQIWTLTSSSRREIISLHDRVWSVAINPALSSFVTGTACCKNLSPLRIWDVERLVCLCSLGSAFRRGAGVLDMVFETPFHLFTCGYDTFIRLWDLRQSPHKNVMEWEEPHDCALYCMQTDGNHMIASGSSYYGVVRLWDKRRTECLQFFQLSSDPVSSPVYCLRFSSTHLYAALSTALHSLDFRHNLNINVRQSSL